CCAACACGGCCCTAAACTCAgacatttacacaccctcatttGCTGAAAGACATTGGATGCTGTCCTGATTTACATCCTGAGATTTCACAGATATACATACATGAATGACACATAACACATCTACAGTATAGACCACGAAAGTCTGTTACCTTCCACAGAAGTGCAGGATTGGATAGGAGGTGACAACACAAATGATGATAAAGGCTCGAGCAATAGCCACTGCGACATCATTAGATGGATATGACATTAACACATCCTGACTTACAGTCGAGCCAAACGACAGGAAGCCACAGACCCCTGCGGAAAGACACAAACCTAAATTTTACAGAGCTAAAGCTTGTTAAgcacaaacaatacaaatatttattgcagtcttatcattattttaagtattttaacaGCAACATGCCATTTAAACAGGGTGCAATGAGATCTAAGATCTAATCAACATTGGGGCTCACAAACCTGTGCCTGTATAAACAAAGAGGCAGATAATGATGCTGGCAGTAACAACTGCCCACCAAGGCCGGATTTCTGGTTTTTTCATGCtattaaaaacaggaacactACTGACATGACactgagaaaaagagagaagaggagaatCAAATCAATGTCACTGATCCTGCTGGAGTGagctatatttaaaaaaaaaatgatatcatTGGCAGAAACAGATATGCTTTCAGAACCAggaatataaatatacatacctGAAAACCAAAGCAGATTGTAGGCATGGCATTGAACACATCAGTCCAGGATGCAGGCCTGAAAGACACTATTATGTTACAATAGAAGAATGTGAAACAAGGTGCCTGAATGAGTAGGTGGGTGTTATGAGACCCCAGACTCCAATGGTCTGTATTTCAAATGTAGTTCTGACCTGACTGGGATAAGTCCTGGAGAAACGTCATTGTCGGGCCAGAAGTATTTGACGATGATTATGATCGTCACATACCAGGTGCCAATAACACTCAGGGTGCTACAGATTAATCAGTACAAAATATGCATATTATGATATAATCGGCAAACACTGATATTTAATCAGAAATAATTTTATGATTATATAGTAATTATTTGTACGTTTGCAACCATCACAACACAGCACTGAAACGCCATTGCACAAAGTACACTTCAATGCAAAATGCTATAAATTGTGTAAAAGAATAGGAAAGGAGCTCCTACCTGGCGTATTTCTGGAAGCCGATTTCTTTGGGTATAGACAGAGGGAGAATGATCAGCAATGAGGTCAAAGTAATGGTGAATTTACGATCCGTGTACCAGTGCGCCTCTTGATCCATTGCACCAAACACTGCAATAAGAAAGGATGGAAATTAGAAGACTGCATTGAGACTGTTTTAATATGTGTGCAAATGTGCAGACACTCACGCTTATCCAACTGATCCCCAATGATGATAAGAAAAGCTATGCATGTGCCAAAGGTGTACACAGCAATGGCCAGCTCACAAATGACACCAAGAACCTTCCCACACACAGCACGAATTACCTCCTGATATGTTGTTTCATTGCTcacctgaaaaacacaaacacgtgGAGCGTAAGTGTAAGTGCGTATGCTTTACAAGACCGATGCGAGTCTGACGTATTTGCTCACCTGAGAACAATAAGCCAGGATAACCAACCCACTGATGATGAACACCATCATGCACTGCGAAAGAATTCAATTCAACACTCAGGTCAAAGGGACATCAGAGAAATGTGTACACTGTTAAGACTGATCCAGCTGATCAGGGTTTTATTTACAGTGGTTTGTAGGTGTGTCTCACCATTTGAAGGGCAACTCCAGCAGTTACCCCTCCGGCCATGTTAAATGCAGCTGGAAAATTGAGAAGTCCAGCTCCCAGAGCAGCGTTCACCACGATAAAAACAGCCCCGAGTGATGTAGTCCCTCCCCTTCTGTCGTCTGATTGGTTGGGCAGCTGTACAGAGTCCACGCTGGGGCTCTGCAGGAGCCATGCCCTTTCACCAGCATCTTCACTGTAGCCCCAATCTCCCGTTTCACTGTTAATGGCTCTGTCCGCCCTTGACATGACGCTTGCTTTTCTCACACACTCTCAAACGAATTTAAAAGGGCACCATACGGTAAAAGACACCGCTTGAGCCAAAAAGATAGAGAACACGCTTGTGCTGTCAGTTTTAGGTGCCACTCAGGATATTTTACTGTTGAGGCAAAACAATACCATGTAGCTAAACCCAGCCAAGCAGCAAACACACCTGCACAGGTCCAAGCCAAAAACTTACAACAGGATGTTGTGGGACCTGTGaacaaaaagggaaaaacacaCATGAAACACTTGATCCACAACATAATAGTTTGCTCTGTGAGGTCAGTGCTGTTTGCACTTCAGGACACGTCTGCGAATCACGAGGCCTGTCATAGTGTCATCTCTGGGGTTAACATGATGAAGTAAGCAAAAATCTCAGACAAGCCACAATTAAGGAAATACAATTTCTGCTCACATGAGAAAACAATGCAGCCCTGTGCGAAGTTTATCTTCAAAGCACAGAAAGACTACACTCTGCAGACTAACTCGATCAGAAGTTAATCTGCATTTATCGATTATCATTACACGAAATCTTTAACCCAGATAACAGAAGGTCCAGTTAAGACAGCGGCATCTATGTTTATCACAATTTCACAATTAGGGAAGACACTAGCCGGCATAATAGCAGAAAGAATATATTGTGCTGCAGTGGCTCCAACCATTAAATGACTCAAATGAATACAACAGGACATAGCTAGGCAATGTAGAAAGCAATATAAAGGTTAATTTCATACCGGTAACTGTAACAACACTGGCCAATTCAAACACAAAACGACGAGCATTCATAGATCTATACAAAATCGAAGGTCGCAAAACATAACTAACCCTTTAACAAATCACATGACTTAGTGTTCAAATGAATTACAGCTTGTGTTGTTAAGCTAATCAACTCTTCAGATACAAACAAGATGTTATAGAGCGAAATGACCCACCTCGTTTGCTTTGGCGATCCCGCAACGTAACAAAAAGGTGTTAGTTTCAGTAAACGAGGTTTATCAGTAAACATGAATTACTACTAACGTTACTTGCTATTACTGTGCCCCGCTCCACCGCTGCAGTATGGCACTGCTCTGTTTTTGCTGAGCACAAGCGTAACCTGAAAGTCATGTGACATGGTTCTGACGTCACCACGGATAATCACAGTCGTTTTACTTaacaaataaaagttttttattttaaaattagacttatatattttacatatacactttttacaaatgttatatactatactatatttTACAAACGTCGATGCTGTGCTCATACCACTGAAGGCATATGTAGAGCTATGTTGTTTTATCTGTgaaatgttttcagttttatgaacgtatgattattattttgttaggGAAACAGCGTTAGCCCGACACCCTTactgtttttctttattatatttCACAGTTTTAGAAATACATTTGCGCGATTTGGCCACAAGAGGGTTCAGCTATTTAAAGTAAACGAAATCTGTTTTTCTGTACCACAAGAGTTTTTATCTTTGTCTTAATCTTATTTATGGTATGTGGTCTATAAATGTTATGATGGGAAGACATGCAACTCGGAAATGCTGATCGACGAATTTAGCAGTGTGAATGTTCTGGGAAACAAGTCAGCAGTATAAATGTGACTCATGTGAGCCTTTTATCTTACTGAACACATGGGGAACAATATTTAACACCTTTAAATATATTAGATTTGTAATCTAAAATGTGATTAAAGAAAACACTGAACAGTGCAGTCAGTGTATAGATGTCTCTTCACATCTCTTGCTCTCACTGCAgtgctaaaataaatatttgttaaataataacacaatTAAATTCTTGAAATTAAGTTTACAGTTAAATACAGTTGCTTACTTTATTACTTAATAGCTTAGAGTCATTACTTTAAACTAACAGGTATAATGTTGCCTGTAGCAAGTAAATAATTCCTACACAGCACTTGTATAAGCTTAAAGtttctacaaataaaaaatgcacaaatcatAGACTttaattgttcatttaaattgaaaaaaagCTCACATCAAAAAGGATATTTCCCTGAATtaatcaataaacacatcatgacaTGGAAACAATACCATTTATTGTTGTACGTGTGACTTAACTCATACAATAAATAAAGTTCATATAGAATTTTTAACATGATGAAAATGTTGTGCTCATTAGTCAAATCACAAGATGACCTGTGAGATAACTCGGGAGTCAAGAACCGTCTGACCACCTTTAGCATCAACAATGACCTTGcaaaaacagccaaataaagTGAAGCTCCAAAGAGAAATGGTAAGGGAAACTAATAGAAGCAGGGCATGATGTAAAAGCTTTAGATCAATCTCCTGTCTCAGCATTCTTTGGTCTACTTAGTGACCTGGTGAATGGCATGTGCAAGGTATCCCACATTTCCAGAGGTCACACCCGCAACGCTGATACGGCCATCCTTAGTCATGTAAACAGAGAACTCCTTTGTCAGACGTTCCACCTGAAACACAGTTGTGCCTGTGTTAGAGCTGGCAGCAACATTTATgtaagcttatttattcaagttaatatacactgcccgtccaaaaaaagtcGAACACTCAAATATTTTGCtggaccgcctttagctttgattacaGCATGCATTCGCTGTGGCATcgtttcgataagcttctgcaaCGTCCAGATTGTCCATTTTTTCCCATCCagagttgcattcatttttcgccaagatcttgtattgatgatgggaaaGTCTGACCGTTGTGCAAAGTCTtctccaccacatcccaaagattctcaatggggtaaaagtctggactctgtggtggccaatccatgtgtgaaaatagtcagctgactacctgaatatactgaatgaccaggttattccataAATGGGttctttcttccctgatggcacggacatattccaagatgacaatgccaggattcatcaggctcaaattctgaaagagtggttcagggagcatgagacataattttcacacatggattggccacaACAGAGTCCAGGACCTCATTCTTTGTGCATATAgcgttgctgaacctagaccttCAATCCAATGGGAGGATCTTACctatttgcttagttaaatcCAGGCAGTGACTTTTTTTGGGACAGGCAGTGTATAAACATTATACTTAATGACATTTTTGAgggatttacatttacacatttggcagacgcttttatccaaagcgacgtacattgcattatactatacatttgtttcaaagtatgtgcaatccctgggatcgaacccatgaccttggtgttgctagcgccatgctcttaccactgagccacaggaaagattTACCTGCTCAGGTTTAAGCCCAGTGAAGCAGAACATGCCGATTTGGTCAATTACATGCTGCCAGTTGCGAGTAGATCCCTCATTTTTTAGATTTGCCACCAGCATTTCTCTCATCTTGATGATACGGTCTGCCATGTCCTTCACCTCCGTCAGCCTACAGAGATACAAATACAACAAtacaacattttattaaaaggcCATCAATAAGCATGAACCAGTAAGAGAGTTATCAAGGCATGTCACCATGTAGAGTGCAGATCAGGTGTGTTGAGGATCGTTGAGGCAATGCGAGCTCCATTCATGGGTGGGT
This region of Triplophysa rosa linkage group LG1, Trosa_1v2, whole genome shotgun sequence genomic DNA includes:
- the slc38a7 gene encoding sodium-coupled neutral amino acid transporter 7, with translation MSRADRAINSETGDWGYSEDAGERAWLLQSPSVDSVQLPNQSDDRRGGTTSLGAVFIVVNAALGAGLLNFPAAFNMAGGVTAGVALQMCMMVFIISGLVILAYCSQVSNETTYQEVIRAVCGKVLGVICELAIAVYTFGTCIAFLIIIGDQLDKLFGAMDQEAHWYTDRKFTITLTSLLIILPLSIPKEIGFQKYASTLSVIGTWYVTIIIIVKYFWPDNDVSPGLIPVRPASWTDVFNAMPTICFGFQCHVSSVPVFNSMKKPEIRPWWAVVTASIIICLFVYTGTGVCGFLSFGSTVSQDVLMSYPSNDVAVAIARAFIIICVVTSYPILHFCGRAVLEGLWLRFKGEEVETDVAKERRRRILQTLIWFCLTLILALFIPDIGRVISLIGGLAACFIFVFPGLCLIQAKLSEHDVRSASWNGMVAFGVVMVTIGAFIFGQTTTNAIYKDIINHPDSQ